The Rana temporaria chromosome 4, aRanTem1.1, whole genome shotgun sequence genome contains a region encoding:
- the LOC120935911 gene encoding gastrula zinc finger protein XlCGF66.1-like encodes MTKPRRMEEHQSHMTEKILNLTLEIIYLLTGESISLVKSGDHMTITVPPPHSLTPEINSQKKILEVTKKIMELLTGESGNPWDNNIVVKEEYKEEDEEYGVMEEFSEGHKDPFKDIMKDSPNNRNPPERCPRPLYSRDSTQKDHTIPHHDKVGGVEHLEHVFFM; translated from the exons ATGACCAAACCAAGGAGGATGGAGGAGcaccagagtcacatgactgagaagatactaaacctcaccctggagatcatttacctgctgaccggagag AGTATTTCTCttgtgaagtctggagatcatatgaccatcacagtgcctccacctCACTCCCTGACACCTGAGATAAACAGTcaaaagaagattctagaagtcaccaagaagataatggagctgctgacaggagag AGTGGAAACCCCTGGGATAATAATAtagttgttaaagaagagtataaagaggaggatgaggaatatggagtgatggaggagttttcagaaggacacaaggatcccTTCAAGGATATTATGAAGGATTCCCCTAAtaacaggaacccaccagagagatgtcctcgTCCTCtttattcccgggattccacacagaaagatcacaccatccctcaccatgaCAAGGTTGGTGGGGTTGAGCATCTAGAACATGTATTTTTTATGTGA